The region GGGATCTTTTGCCCGGTCGAGACGATCGTACAGCCGTAGCCGTGGTAGTACTCTTCGGCGGTTGGATCGTAGCCTTTCGACGCGTCTTGGTCGGCGGGCATCGTCCTCACGTCGGTGGAATCGATGGAGTAGGTCAAGTCGAGCAGGCCGCGGCAGGCGGCCTGCTCGACGAGGCGGTCGAAGACCTCGTCGACGACGTGTTCGAGGTCGGTGAGGAAGCGATCGACCGCGTCTCTCGACGGCGGTCGATCGAAGCCACAGCTGAGCCAGACGACCGTGTTCTGGAGTTCTCGCGTGACTGGACGGATGCCGTAGACGTTCTTGTAGTAGCAGTGCAGGAACGCTCGGAAGAGTGCTGGTGGGTGATGATCTCGTGTTCGCCCCCGGCGAGCGGGGGCGAACACATCGAATTCTTCGAGAAAGTCGAACTCAAGATGCTCGAACAACGCGAGCGTCTCGGTCGCCATTACATTGAAGAACTCGTCGATAGAAGTCTCCTCTTGCAGGATGCTGGCGCTCGTAGACACAGTTCCAACATCCTGCGTCTTCGTGTGTGACGCTTTCTATGACACCCTCTTGTTGATTTACCAACACACCCTACGAATTCCGCACCGAACCCGCCTCGTAGACTGTGCTTACTGATGAGAAACTCAGTACTAACATAAAAAAGCCTCGGCTATTTATTCAGATTTGATAGCTACACTGTCAACTAACCAGCAGAATTCAGCCTATGAGAATACCCAGCCGACTGGGTTCGGTGCCGGCTGGATTAGGTGTGTTGGCAGGTCCACCGGGGAGGTGGTCCAGTTCTCCGTAGGAATCCAAGGAGCATGAAACCACCGCACAATGCCGAGATTGGTGTCTCTTGTGAAGATGATTGAAGTGACAAATCAGGTCGTTGCCACCGAGGGTCTGGTCGAGTCGAAGGGGTCGATTCGTTCACGAGGAGGCCGAAATACTCCAGGAGTCCGCTACCGTTGTCAACTCCCGAAGCCCGTACCGGCGCGAGAACTACCTCGGCGCCGACGTCGACGAGGACAAGCGCCTCTCCGTTGAGCAGATCGAGAAGTGAGTAACGCGAAGGCGCTCTGGATCGCGAAGACGGTCCTCCGTCGCGGGGCAACCGTCCGCTGTCCGCACTGCCTCGATGTCGACGACGAGGCCGTCCCGATCTCGGAGCCCTGTGAGTACGTCCCCCGCGAGATCGTCATCCCCCGCGAGGGTGGGAAGACCATCTGTGTCGAGTTGGCCGTGCTGCCGAAGGCCCATCGCTACTGCGAGCGCTGTGGGACGGTGAACTTCGGCAGCCCGCTGGCCGACCGGGAGTTCGAGGCGTTCCAGGCCGTCCTGGAGGAGCTCTGTGACTCGGCTCGGTTCGTCGACTACCCGCAGAGGCGACTGCAGAAAGAGCGCTCAGACGCGCTGGCAAAGAATGGCCGCGAGGAGGGCCCTCACGACGTGACCATCGTCCGGTCGTTCGTTGATTCGTTGATAACCTCTCACGGCCTGATGGCGACCGCCCCAACCACGCCGGTTCAACAGGGCACCATTCGTCGAAGGCGCGGCCGCAGTGACGTTCATGGCGATGGTGACCTGCGTGCTCGCCACCGCCACGGCCGTCGCTGAGGGGCTGACCGTGCAGGGCGCCCTCGGCGATGTCGCCATCCCGGACGCGACGCTGACGTTCACCATCGCCGCTATCGGCTGCCTGATTGCCGCCGGCGTGTTCGCGGTGCTGGCGGCACTGTTCGCTTGATTTGGAGTTCACCCATCCATGCCACACCCACAAACGTCCGTCAGAAGAATCGCCCCGCGGGCGGCTATAACTACTCGTCGTCGCCTTCGCCCGCATCAGACTCGGTCGTGTCGTCCCGCCCGAGCAGTTTCGAGAGGAGCTGTTGACCCTTCCCGCTTTTCTGGCCTTTCTCACGGGCCTTCTCGCGGCTTTTGGCGCTCATGTGCGGAGATAGCGGGGCTGTCCCTAAATAACCACGGCCACAGCGACACACAGCACGGCAACCCCCAGCGACGCCAGACAGCCTTTCAAGACCCAGGCGTTGAACGTGATGTCGCTGTGGTTTTCGGAGATCATGACGACGAACACAATCAAGAGCCGAATCCGTGATGGGCTCCCGTCGGCGTGGAACATCGGTTTCTACGCTGTCGGGTTGGTGACGGGCGTGCTCGTGGTCTACTCACCGGGGACACCAGGCATCGCGGCCGCCCTGACGACAGTCGCCGTGGTGTCGGTCTGGGCGCTGTCGTTCGTCGGCGGCATCGGCATCGGGCTGGTCCTGATGCACGCCGCCCACACAATTTCGCTTTCGCAGTAATTCGGAGGGTACAACACAATGCACACAACCCCTTGAGTCGCATCGCTCTTCAACTGAACCTGCGCCGGCTGGAGACGGTGACGATCACGTCGACGGTCGTGGCCTTCGCGCTGACGGTCACGCTCGTCGGCGCCACTGCGCTCTCGCTCGCGCCTTCGTGAGCGACCCATAGAGCGCGGGCGAGAGCGCGCCTCAGGAGGCCACCCAACCAGAACCGCGCGCCGACCCGTCCGGAGCGAGCGTCCAGCGGGATATGCCCGCTCGTGTCCGGCCCGATATGCGGGTCCGTGTCCAGGGTGACTGTCGCCGAGAACGCGCGCCGCCGCGTGGCGCGCGACAGCGCAGGCGTAACAACGCACTGGAATGCGAAAGCCCGCAAAGGGTGCAACCGACGGGGATACCCGCTGGCGCCGAGGGCACATACACTTCAGCCCGCACGCCCGATATGGTCGGTCGCGAGCGGCGCGGAGGGCGGCAGCGGCGAGCGGGGCGGGCCGTTACGTACACACCTGCCCAGCTGGCCACGTCGCTCGGCAACCACATCCACCGCCCTGGCGGACCCAGAAAGGGCGAGGCCGCGATGTACTCGTTCAGGTCCGTGAGTTCGATCGGCCGTATCCGCCCCCGTGTGTTCGATATTGAGCGGGTACCGAACGAGGCCAGCCCCAGGGCCTCCCTTTTGGTGAAGGTATATATGCGAGCCCTCGCCCATTCTGTGTGTATGCAACAACGCGACTACGAGGACGAACTGACGTACCACAATCACCAACAGAACGGCACCGAAGCCCAGTTCCACGACGCCTATGAGGCCGCCGTGGACTCGGTGCAAAGCGATCTCGGGGCCACCCACCCGCTCCGCATCGACGGAGAGGCTGTCACTACTGACGATAGCTTCGTCGTCAAGTCGCCTGGCGACTTCGACCTCGAGATCGGCGAGTTTGCCGCGGGCGAGGCCGCCGAGGTCGAGGCCGCCGTCGATGTCGCGAGC is a window of halophilic archaeon DL31 DNA encoding:
- a CDS encoding transposase IS4 family protein (PFAM: Transposase, IS4-like~KEGG: hla:Hlac_3417 transposase IS4 family protein), which translates into the protein MSTSASILQEETSIDEFFNVMATETLALFEHLEFDFLEEFDVFAPARRGRTRDHHPPALFRAFLHCYYKNVYGIRPVTRELQNTVVWLSCGFDRPPSRDAVDRFLTDLEHVVDEVFDRLVEQAACRGLLDLTYSIDSTDVRTMPADQDASKGYDPTAEEYYHGYGCTIVSTGQKIPIAAEFTESKQAPEETAMRVTCDALAVEKPIWMLGDSAYDTLGWHDHLLAAGVVPVAPYNARNTDDPKDIEYRVEARIDEHSEDVQLKQSTLDETYNRRSGVERTNDAVKDCGLGHVRARGRVHARAQVFLALCLRLVIAITNDERGDNPGSTVITL
- a CDS encoding Aldehyde Dehydrogenase (PFAM: Aldehyde dehydrogenase~KEGG: hla:Hlac_3373 aldehyde dehydrogenase) — encoded protein: MQQRDYEDELTYHNHQQNGTEAQFHDAYEAAVDSVQSDLGATHPLRIDGEAVTTDDSFVVKSPGDFDLEIGEFAAGEAAEVEAAVDVASAAHPDWEDRDPSSRTEVFTTAADLLRDRKYEFAAALSLENGKNRTEAMADVDEAIDSSSPTASRIPIGS